The following coding sequences lie in one Vibrio toranzoniae genomic window:
- a CDS encoding cobaltochelatase CobT-related protein yields MANVSSQQKKILDLGVSVARAISGELNLNYRGERLYNGNSPCYYQSAHTNDLTFVSRHELTNSKLSMQGKIDSSALRLLFSDTDLHCSLRPKNEVERLLYDFCEQVRIESQVPSYLKGVTKSIQFNFAYWSDQYHQNGFTESRIGMLLFTLMQVIHTHLTGVPVSEQIAETIESTRAGIVPIFGSSLKRLKEHRADQQQFAHCANELASVAQELINQEQESNNSPTPTVEEDIKILAQLALIVDGDIQDEDIDADITGNSKVFELSGANYQVFNSEFDQVVAADKLVRRALLLELRQKLTDDIMARQVNTRRLAAMLTRFVATPQRNRRQDHLEEGIVNATTITKLITSPLDRAVFYQPEIGASHQCAITFLMDCSGSMQKHSHKLSLLMDTILKSVGLANVPFEIIGFTTNNWNGGKVYRQWLKQGQLKHPGRLNEVRHIVFKDFDTHWRRSRLGIASLRKADIFKEGIDGEAVQFASQRLQQHSAQRKVLIVFSDGCPMDTATSTANDQFYLDNHLKQVIERESSKNDIEIHGVGIGVDLSPYYRSNITLDVQESCLFGLSRSIFEMLKRV; encoded by the coding sequence ATGGCCAATGTTTCTTCTCAGCAGAAAAAGATCCTCGACCTTGGTGTGTCTGTCGCTAGAGCGATCAGTGGTGAACTGAACCTGAACTATCGGGGAGAGCGTCTCTATAACGGCAACAGCCCCTGCTATTATCAGTCTGCACACACCAACGATCTCACCTTTGTGTCTCGCCATGAGCTAACAAACAGCAAACTTTCAATGCAAGGCAAGATCGATTCATCGGCGCTGCGACTCTTGTTTTCAGATACTGATCTTCACTGTTCACTGCGACCTAAAAACGAAGTCGAACGTCTGCTGTATGATTTCTGCGAGCAGGTACGAATCGAGTCACAAGTCCCGTCTTACCTAAAAGGCGTGACTAAGAGCATTCAGTTCAACTTTGCGTATTGGAGCGATCAATATCATCAGAATGGCTTCACTGAATCACGAATTGGGATGTTACTGTTCACGCTGATGCAGGTCATCCACACTCACTTAACCGGTGTTCCAGTTTCTGAGCAGATTGCTGAAACCATTGAATCAACTCGTGCGGGCATCGTACCTATTTTCGGAAGCAGCCTGAAGCGCTTGAAGGAACATCGAGCCGACCAACAACAGTTTGCTCACTGCGCCAATGAACTCGCCTCTGTAGCGCAAGAGCTCATCAACCAAGAACAAGAGAGTAATAACTCACCGACACCTACGGTTGAAGAAGACATCAAGATTCTCGCGCAACTGGCCCTTATCGTTGATGGTGACATTCAAGATGAAGACATCGATGCCGACATCACAGGCAACAGCAAGGTGTTCGAACTGTCGGGCGCCAATTATCAGGTCTTTAATTCAGAATTTGACCAAGTGGTCGCCGCAGATAAACTCGTCAGGCGCGCCCTATTACTCGAACTGAGGCAAAAGCTCACCGATGACATTATGGCGAGACAAGTGAACACTCGCCGCTTGGCCGCTATGCTCACCCGCTTTGTTGCGACGCCCCAAAGGAATCGACGTCAGGATCATTTAGAAGAAGGCATTGTTAACGCCACCACCATCACCAAGCTCATCACTTCGCCGTTGGATCGTGCTGTTTTTTATCAGCCAGAGATTGGCGCATCCCATCAATGTGCCATCACGTTTTTGATGGACTGCTCAGGCTCAATGCAAAAACACAGCCACAAACTGAGTCTACTGATGGATACGATTCTCAAATCCGTTGGACTGGCCAACGTTCCTTTTGAGATTATCGGCTTCACCACCAACAACTGGAACGGTGGCAAGGTTTACCGACAGTGGCTCAAGCAAGGTCAACTGAAACACCCAGGCCGTTTAAACGAAGTTCGACATATCGTGTTTAAGGATTTTGATACCCATTGGAGACGCTCTCGCCTTGGCATTGCGAGCCTTCGCAAAGCAGACATCTTTAAAGAAGGGATTGATGGCGAGGCGGTTCAGTTCGCTAGTCAGCGCTTGCAACAGCACAGTGCTCAGCGAAAGGTGTTGATTGTGTTCTCAGACGGCTGTCCGATGGATACCGCCACCAGCACAGCCAATGATCAGTTCTATTTGGATAACCACCTAAAACAAGTCATTGAACGTGAGTCGAGCAAAAACGATATTGAGATTCATGGCGTGGGAATAGGCGTCGATTTAAGCCCGTACTACCGCAGTAACATCACTTTAGATGTGCAAGAGAGCTGCCTATTTGGGTTATCTAGGAGCATCTTTGAGATGCTAAAGCGTGTTTAA
- a CDS encoding nuclear transport factor 2 family protein has product MNMQTNAPTFVLENQVDTAFLQSFSDAWNNHDIEALMSFMTEDCVFHTVAGEGLLGNTIEGYEAVRNSFELVWQNFPDAAWSDPVHFVCGDQAVSESTFSATNPDGSVIEARMVDVFTLKDGKISVKNAFRKTRPLLTPNNTPKS; this is encoded by the coding sequence ATGAATATGCAAACCAATGCACCAACATTCGTGCTGGAAAACCAAGTCGACACCGCTTTTTTACAGTCTTTCAGTGATGCGTGGAATAACCATGATATTGAGGCGCTCATGTCTTTCATGACGGAAGACTGTGTATTCCACACGGTGGCAGGCGAAGGCTTGCTTGGAAACACTATCGAAGGGTACGAAGCGGTCCGAAATAGCTTTGAATTGGTTTGGCAGAACTTTCCAGATGCGGCTTGGAGCGACCCTGTGCATTTTGTGTGTGGTGACCAAGCAGTGAGTGAGTCAACGTTTTCTGCAACGAACCCGGATGGCAGCGTCATCGAAGCTCGCATGGTTGATGTGTTTACCCTGAAAGATGGAAAAATCAGCGTAAAAAATGCCTTCCGTAAAACACGACCTCTTTTAACTCCTAACAACACTCCCAAGAGCTAG
- a CDS encoding NAD(P)/FAD-dependent oxidoreductase, producing MSLVMEQPAADVPPKVKSTQAKESTQAKDKYDPKYDPLKDKSPGHGKEYAPTYWVDTAGAPPEDDGPITSDMDVDVAIIGSGYTGLSTAIHLAEMYGIKATVIEANRMSWGCSTRNGGQAQCASGRLKRSQWIERWGLETALKMHRECVDGMNTFKSLIKDIDCDPQPGGHLYVAHRPKVMATLEKEAKLLRGTFDYDAQILDAETVKRDYVGDQEAAGAMHEPEGIGIHAGKLAFGYLRKARALGVKVHPASPVMGWETRNGVHYLKTPGGVVKARSVGVCTGGYTSQGLHSELKNRLLPVLSNSMVTRPLTQSEIAACNFKTNQVITDTRILRHYYRLLPDNRVQIGTRSAISGKNAPEKKYEDMLRSDLTRKFPSLDQIKIDYSWWGWVDVSHDMMPRIYQPNPKQSIFYALGYGGNGVMYSAQAGKRLAQWIAGEGHKLDLPIFESKLPFPNVREVVESEMFAPFRRVGQQFLYQWYSLKDEKL from the coding sequence ATGAGTTTAGTAATGGAACAACCGGCAGCCGATGTGCCGCCAAAGGTGAAAAGCACCCAAGCAAAAGAAAGCACCCAAGCAAAAGATAAATACGATCCAAAATACGATCCACTTAAAGATAAAAGCCCAGGTCACGGTAAGGAATACGCTCCGACTTATTGGGTAGATACCGCAGGTGCACCACCTGAAGATGATGGCCCAATCACGTCGGATATGGATGTCGATGTGGCGATAATTGGTTCAGGCTACACAGGCCTAAGTACCGCGATACACCTTGCTGAAATGTACGGCATTAAAGCGACTGTGATTGAAGCTAACCGTATGAGTTGGGGCTGCAGTACCCGAAATGGTGGTCAGGCTCAGTGTGCGTCAGGACGTTTGAAGCGTTCTCAGTGGATTGAACGCTGGGGACTCGAAACCGCGCTAAAAATGCACCGCGAATGCGTCGATGGCATGAACACATTTAAGTCTCTAATCAAAGACATTGATTGTGACCCGCAGCCGGGTGGCCACTTATATGTGGCTCACCGTCCAAAAGTGATGGCAACACTCGAGAAAGAAGCCAAGTTGCTGCGTGGCACGTTCGATTACGATGCGCAGATCTTAGATGCGGAAACCGTCAAGCGTGATTATGTTGGTGATCAAGAAGCGGCAGGCGCGATGCATGAGCCCGAAGGGATTGGCATTCATGCTGGGAAATTGGCGTTTGGTTATCTAAGAAAGGCGAGAGCACTCGGCGTAAAAGTTCACCCAGCAAGCCCTGTGATGGGATGGGAAACTCGCAACGGTGTGCACTACCTGAAAACGCCGGGTGGTGTTGTGAAGGCTCGTTCTGTTGGTGTTTGTACGGGTGGGTATACCAGCCAAGGTTTGCATTCCGAGCTTAAGAATCGCCTATTACCAGTCCTTTCTAACTCGATGGTGACGCGTCCGTTAACTCAAAGCGAAATCGCCGCGTGTAACTTCAAAACCAATCAAGTGATTACTGATACTCGAATTCTGCGCCACTACTACCGTTTGTTACCGGATAACCGAGTACAGATTGGTACACGCAGTGCCATCAGTGGCAAGAACGCACCTGAAAAGAAATACGAAGATATGTTGAGATCGGATTTAACCCGAAAATTCCCGTCTCTCGATCAGATCAAAATTGATTATTCATGGTGGGGTTGGGTGGATGTTAGCCACGACATGATGCCAAGAATTTATCAGCCGAATCCAAAGCAATCCATATTCTACGCACTAGGGTATGGCGGCAATGGTGTGATGTACTCCGCTCAAGCAGGTAAACGCCTTGCCCAGTGGATCGCAGGTGAAGGTCATAAACTCGACCTACCAATATTTGAATCAAAACTTCCGTTCCCCAACGTGAGGGAAGTGGTGGAATCAGAGATGTTTGCACCATTTCGAAGAGTAGGGCAACAGTTCCTTTATCAGTGGTATTCGTTAAAGGATGAAAAGCTGTAA
- the pta gene encoding phosphate acetyltransferase: MKAIERIIDKAHLDRKRVVLSEAEDPRVLKAARLAIDKQLAYITLVGDEKAIIEAAQLHHINLAGIHIVSPQTSALKVVLAERLYELRKAKDMTYEGALEKVKDPLIFANLMVREGLVDGTVNGAVYTTSDVVRAALQIIGPAPDSELVSSFFLMMLCEPFHNLKGGMIFSDCGLVINPNETELASIAVAASNSAQTLLMEEPKVAMLSFSTNGSAKHESVDKVRNAAQLVKQRCPGIAVDQDVQLDAAIVTEIAAKKLPDSEVKGESNVLIFPNLEAGNIGYKLAERLGGAVAIGPLLQGLNQPANDLSRGCSAEDIFNVIAVTAVQAQQGKTASPTMDIEADSKETQEATERAESEFEFRY, encoded by the coding sequence ATGAAAGCAATTGAACGGATTATTGATAAGGCGCACTTAGATCGTAAGCGTGTGGTTTTGAGCGAAGCGGAAGACCCTCGTGTACTCAAAGCGGCACGATTAGCGATAGATAAGCAGCTCGCTTATATCACGCTGGTGGGCGACGAAAAGGCGATTATCGAAGCCGCTCAGTTGCATCATATTAACCTTGCGGGCATTCACATTGTTTCACCACAAACATCAGCACTTAAAGTTGTGTTGGCTGAACGTCTGTATGAGTTAAGAAAAGCCAAAGACATGACTTATGAAGGTGCATTGGAGAAGGTCAAAGACCCACTGATTTTTGCCAACTTGATGGTGAGAGAAGGGTTAGTAGACGGCACGGTCAATGGCGCGGTTTATACCACGTCTGATGTGGTGCGAGCTGCGTTGCAGATCATAGGTCCAGCACCAGACAGTGAATTGGTATCGAGTTTCTTTTTAATGATGTTGTGCGAGCCTTTCCACAACCTTAAAGGCGGCATGATTTTCAGTGATTGTGGTTTGGTGATTAACCCCAATGAAACCGAGCTTGCATCAATTGCAGTGGCGGCATCAAACAGTGCACAAACGCTGTTGATGGAAGAGCCGAAAGTGGCAATGCTCTCGTTTTCGACCAATGGCAGTGCCAAGCATGAATCGGTTGATAAGGTGCGTAATGCCGCCCAGTTAGTGAAGCAGCGTTGCCCGGGAATTGCGGTTGATCAGGACGTTCAACTCGACGCGGCGATTGTGACTGAAATAGCAGCGAAAAAATTGCCCGATTCAGAGGTGAAGGGCGAATCTAACGTGTTGATATTTCCTAACCTAGAAGCTGGCAATATTGGTTACAAACTTGCTGAAAGGTTAGGTGGTGCGGTCGCGATTGGCCCGTTGCTGCAAGGGCTGAATCAACCTGCCAATGACTTATCCAGAGGGTGCAGCGCCGAAGATATCTTCAATGTAATCGCGGTGACTGCCGTGCAAGCACAGCAAGGCAAAACGGCAAGTCCAACGATGGATATTGAAGCTGATTCTAAAGAAACTCAAGAAGCTACAGAAAGAGCAGAATCAGAATTTGAGTTTAGGTACTAA
- the xsc gene encoding sulfoacetaldehyde acetyltransferase, giving the protein MSEQEKRTVVSGTVTMTPSEAFVETMVANDVTDMFGIMGSAFMDAMDIFAPAGIRLVPVVHEQGAAHMADGYSRVSGRHGVVIGQNGPGISNCVTAIAAAFWAHSPVVIVTPETGTKTMGLGGFQECNQLPMFQEFTKYQGHVTHPDRMAEYTGRCFDRAMSEMGPTQLNIPRDYFYGETQTEIPKPARLDRGPGGEKSLNEAADLIAEAKFPVIISGGGVVMADAVQECAALAERLGAPVVNSYLHNDSFPASHPLWCGPLGYQGSKAAMKLMAQADVVIALGTRLGPFGTLPQHGMDYWPKDAKIIQIDADNKMLGLVKKISVGICGDAKAAAVALAERLEGRALLCDDNKGDRQDTVATEKALWEKELDEWTHERDSFSLDMIEENSHETPFSGGEYLHPRQVLRELEKAMPEDVMVSTDIGNINSVANSYLRFEKPRSFFAAMSFGNCGYAFPTIIGAKAAAPHRPAISYAGDGAWGMSLMETMTCVRHNIPVTAVVFHNRQWGAEKKNQVDFYNRRFVAGELDNQSFAEIARAMGAEGITVDKLEDVGPTLQKAIDMQMNEGKTTIIEIMCTQELGDPFRRDALSTPVRFLDKYKDYV; this is encoded by the coding sequence ATGAGTGAGCAAGAAAAACGTACGGTTGTTTCCGGCACAGTAACAATGACACCATCAGAAGCGTTCGTTGAAACTATGGTTGCTAATGATGTTACCGACATGTTCGGCATCATGGGGTCAGCATTTATGGACGCAATGGATATCTTTGCTCCTGCTGGCATTCGATTGGTCCCAGTGGTACACGAGCAAGGTGCTGCTCACATGGCAGATGGCTACTCTCGTGTATCTGGTCGCCATGGTGTGGTTATCGGGCAAAATGGCCCGGGTATCAGTAACTGTGTAACTGCGATTGCCGCGGCATTCTGGGCACACAGCCCGGTCGTGATTGTGACGCCAGAAACAGGTACCAAAACAATGGGCTTAGGTGGTTTCCAAGAGTGTAACCAACTTCCAATGTTCCAAGAGTTTACTAAGTATCAAGGACACGTAACGCACCCAGACCGTATGGCGGAATACACAGGTCGATGCTTTGACCGCGCAATGAGCGAAATGGGTCCGACTCAACTGAATATTCCACGTGACTATTTCTACGGCGAAACTCAAACCGAGATCCCTAAACCCGCGCGTTTAGACCGTGGTCCTGGTGGTGAGAAGTCTCTGAATGAAGCGGCAGACCTGATTGCTGAAGCGAAATTCCCAGTCATCATTTCTGGTGGCGGCGTGGTTATGGCTGACGCAGTTCAAGAGTGTGCTGCACTGGCAGAACGACTAGGCGCACCCGTAGTAAACAGCTACCTACACAATGACTCTTTCCCTGCAAGTCACCCATTATGGTGTGGTCCTTTAGGCTACCAAGGTTCGAAAGCAGCAATGAAGTTGATGGCTCAAGCGGATGTGGTTATCGCTTTGGGTACACGTCTTGGTCCATTCGGTACCTTGCCTCAACATGGCATGGATTACTGGCCGAAAGACGCGAAAATCATCCAGATCGATGCCGACAACAAGATGCTTGGCTTGGTTAAGAAGATCTCTGTTGGTATCTGTGGCGACGCAAAAGCAGCGGCTGTGGCATTAGCTGAAAGACTGGAAGGTCGTGCACTGTTGTGTGATGACAACAAAGGCGATCGCCAAGATACAGTTGCAACAGAGAAAGCACTTTGGGAAAAAGAGCTTGATGAGTGGACACACGAACGTGACTCTTTCAGCTTAGATATGATTGAAGAAAACTCTCACGAGACTCCGTTTTCTGGCGGTGAATACCTACACCCACGCCAAGTACTGCGTGAACTAGAAAAAGCGATGCCAGAAGACGTAATGGTCTCAACGGATATCGGTAACATCAACTCAGTGGCAAACAGCTACTTACGCTTTGAAAAACCACGTAGCTTCTTTGCGGCAATGAGTTTCGGTAACTGTGGCTACGCTTTCCCAACCATCATTGGTGCGAAAGCGGCAGCTCCTCATCGTCCAGCTATCTCTTATGCAGGCGACGGTGCGTGGGGTATGAGCTTGATGGAAACCATGACATGTGTTCGCCATAACATTCCAGTGACAGCCGTGGTATTCCACAACCGTCAATGGGGTGCAGAGAAGAAGAACCAAGTCGACTTCTACAACCGACGCTTTGTTGCTGGTGAACTGGACAACCAAAGCTTTGCGGAAATCGCACGAGCAATGGGCGCTGAAGGTATCACGGTTGATAAGCTAGAAGATGTAGGCCCAACTCTTCAAAAAGCCATCGACATGCAAATGAATGAAGGCAAAACAACCATCATTGAAATCATGTGTACTCAGGAATTGGGCGACCCGTTCCGCCGAGATGCACTATCAACGCCGGTTCGTTTCCTAGATAAGTACAAAGATTACGTATAA
- a CDS encoding AAA family ATPase encodes MNDPELIPTQPVSVRECFGIDSNLTVLAFEHAGEYVPKVDPNYCFDPEVTLAILAGFTSNRRTLIQGTHGTGKSSHIEQIAARLNWPCLRINLDGHLSRLDFIGKDSIVIKDGMQVTEFKEGILPQSIQQPIALVLDEYDAGRPDVMFVIQQLLEQDGKYTSLEQNRVITPHPSFRLFATCNTLGLGNFSGLYSGTQVLNHSQLDRWNIIATLNYLDPRHEAKIVLSKRPELNNESGQQLVEKMIATAGLTRNGFIVGDLSTVMSPRTVITWAENIRIFDDVATAFRLSFLNRCEDEEKELVSEYYFRCFGEYLETPTQNYSHSES; translated from the coding sequence ATGAATGATCCGGAATTGATACCTACACAACCAGTAAGTGTGAGAGAGTGTTTTGGAATCGACAGCAACCTAACGGTATTGGCGTTTGAACATGCGGGAGAGTATGTACCCAAGGTCGATCCTAACTACTGTTTTGATCCTGAAGTAACGCTAGCGATATTGGCGGGGTTCACCTCTAATCGCCGCACGCTGATACAAGGTACACACGGAACGGGCAAGTCTTCTCACATTGAACAAATTGCCGCGAGATTAAATTGGCCGTGTTTAAGGATCAACTTAGACGGACACTTAAGCCGCTTGGATTTCATAGGAAAGGACAGCATCGTCATTAAAGATGGAATGCAGGTGACGGAGTTTAAAGAAGGCATTCTTCCGCAAAGCATCCAGCAACCCATCGCTCTGGTGTTAGACGAATACGATGCTGGCCGACCAGATGTGATGTTTGTGATTCAACAACTCTTAGAGCAAGACGGCAAATACACCTCTTTAGAGCAAAACCGAGTGATCACACCTCACCCTTCTTTTCGCCTATTTGCTACCTGTAACACGCTGGGGTTGGGTAATTTCTCGGGGTTATATTCCGGAACTCAAGTACTTAACCATAGCCAACTTGACCGATGGAACATCATCGCCACGCTTAACTATCTAGATCCGCGACATGAAGCCAAGATCGTGTTATCCAAGCGCCCAGAACTGAACAATGAAAGTGGTCAGCAATTAGTTGAGAAAATGATCGCAACCGCTGGTTTAACGCGAAATGGTTTTATAGTGGGCGATCTGTCGACGGTAATGTCTCCGAGAACCGTGATCACATGGGCCGAAAACATTCGAATATTCGACGATGTAGCGACGGCATTTAGACTGTCATTCTTGAATCGCTGTGAAGACGAAGAGAAAGAACTGGTTAGCGAATACTATTTCCGTTGCTTTGGTGAATATTTAGAAACACCTACTCAAAACTATTCACACTCGGAGTCGTAA
- a CDS encoding FRG domain-containing protein: MNNKRYISTLEELYKIIDSLMTECSDQCGLMYNVCDYENSNLMPSLGRSNRRNIRRVEQELLSTVRVYGGHSLSSHDINDWLLMCLAKKQGFPTRLLEWTDNLLNALWSMCHSQSKDCINIIKAIDYQRVSFFSSPCDLNKTQIFNVADCDKQEPRKDKWYSIHPFKEGGNDAIQPLYDEKEYSNGLVSVHILPSVKVNLIKELISMNVLNEPTEYVEEKLTDLKNEEHVDNNQVINKGDGSIELQVNTHDRQLEQYGRKYHQDFDFD, encoded by the coding sequence ATGAACAATAAACGTTATATAAGCACACTCGAAGAACTGTATAAAATAATTGATTCATTAATGACTGAATGCAGTGACCAATGTGGTTTGATGTATAACGTGTGTGATTATGAAAACAGTAATCTGATGCCAAGTTTAGGCCGTTCAAATCGTAGGAACATACGCCGTGTCGAACAAGAGTTGTTATCAACAGTTCGTGTCTATGGTGGGCATTCACTGAGCTCACACGACATAAATGACTGGTTATTGATGTGTTTAGCCAAGAAACAGGGCTTTCCCACCCGTTTACTGGAATGGACCGATAACCTGTTAAATGCGTTGTGGTCGATGTGTCACAGTCAAAGTAAAGACTGCATAAATATAATTAAAGCTATTGATTATCAGCGGGTTAGTTTCTTCAGTTCGCCGTGTGATCTCAACAAAACTCAGATATTTAATGTGGCGGATTGCGATAAACAAGAGCCACGCAAGGACAAGTGGTATTCCATTCACCCATTTAAGGAAGGTGGCAATGATGCCATTCAGCCTTTGTACGATGAGAAAGAATATTCAAACGGTCTAGTGTCCGTTCATATTCTTCCATCTGTGAAAGTAAACCTGATAAAGGAGTTAATATCCATGAATGTTTTAAATGAACCGACAGAATATGTCGAAGAGAAACTAACAGATTTAAAAAACGAAGAACATGTAGATAACAACCAAGTCATAAATAAAGGTGACGGCAGTATCGAATTACAAGTTAATACTCATGATCGTCAACTTGAACAGTATGGTCGAAAGTATCATCAAGACTTTGATTTCGACTAA
- a CDS encoding IclR family transcriptional regulator: protein MQTETPQVQGDTPTLRLFALLEVIAQKDEFISLQGLVEETGLPKPTLHRMLQQLESAGIIQRDGDEKHYSSGIRLRKLAENLLFNSTMHSARRTILENLRAEVGESCNLTALSSGEIIYLDRAETEAPLRFHLQPGSRVPVHCSATGKLFLAHMSKSQRRRLIENVPLTQYTVKTITDYSVLEQDIEQAKIQGFAIDDEEFLPGLVCIAVLIPSPTGQSNLGLAIQAPVIRVKPDEAIKFLPALQKAAKALAKIEADNWAQE from the coding sequence ATGCAAACAGAAACACCACAAGTTCAAGGAGATACGCCCACTCTCCGACTTTTTGCACTATTAGAGGTGATAGCGCAAAAAGACGAGTTTATTTCCCTTCAAGGGCTCGTTGAAGAAACCGGACTACCGAAACCCACTCTGCACCGTATGCTGCAACAATTAGAATCCGCAGGCATCATTCAAAGAGACGGTGATGAAAAACATTACAGCTCTGGTATTCGACTCAGAAAGTTGGCTGAAAACCTTCTGTTCAACAGCACCATGCACAGCGCAAGACGCACGATTCTTGAAAACCTACGAGCAGAAGTCGGCGAGAGCTGCAACCTAACCGCACTATCAAGCGGTGAGATCATCTACCTTGACCGCGCAGAGACCGAAGCGCCACTTCGCTTCCACTTGCAGCCTGGCTCTCGCGTTCCTGTGCACTGCTCAGCGACAGGCAAACTGTTTTTGGCTCACATGTCGAAATCACAACGCAGAAGACTGATCGAAAACGTGCCACTGACTCAGTACACAGTCAAAACCATCACTGACTACTCAGTGTTAGAGCAAGACATCGAACAAGCGAAGATCCAAGGCTTTGCGATTGATGATGAAGAGTTTCTACCGGGTTTGGTGTGTATTGCGGTACTCATTCCATCGCCAACCGGTCAATCCAATCTCGGTTTAGCAATCCAAGCACCAGTGATTCGAGTGAAACCAGACGAAGCGATCAAGTTCCTACCTGCTCTACAAAAAGCCGCGAAAGCATTGGCAAAGATAGAGGCAGACAACTGGGCGCAAGAATAA
- a CDS encoding TSUP family transporter, with translation MELPVLLAILATIAVGTYFQTVTGFGLGIIVIGLTVSLNLVSLPVIAAVVSIVTLFNCFVALMGKPLLGELKILVMLVIGIIPGVSLGVLLLDELSDSATHILRGLLGAMVLFAGLSFMFKPKTRKDRSATVSFLLSGFSSGLAGGLFGMAGPPIVYHLYRQPFTLDLVRSILLMVFACTSMSRTVNVYAAGDMEPSILWLSAIAVPLVALVTMFARRFPPPLSNDQLRKLVFMVLMLIGGYLMAVSAWSLLGAS, from the coding sequence ATGGAGTTACCTGTTTTACTCGCCATTCTCGCCACTATTGCGGTGGGTACCTATTTCCAAACTGTCACGGGGTTTGGACTCGGCATTATCGTGATTGGTCTTACGGTCAGCCTTAATCTGGTTTCGTTGCCCGTGATTGCTGCCGTGGTCAGTATTGTGACCTTGTTTAATTGTTTTGTTGCGTTGATGGGCAAGCCACTGCTTGGTGAACTCAAGATTCTGGTGATGTTAGTGATCGGTATTATTCCCGGGGTGTCGCTTGGTGTGCTTTTGCTGGACGAATTGAGCGACTCAGCAACACATATCCTGAGGGGGCTATTGGGCGCTATGGTGTTATTCGCAGGTCTGAGCTTTATGTTCAAACCTAAAACCAGAAAAGACCGCTCGGCAACGGTATCCTTCTTGTTGTCTGGCTTTAGTTCTGGGCTAGCGGGCGGGCTGTTTGGGATGGCGGGCCCACCGATTGTTTATCATCTCTATCGACAGCCTTTTACGCTCGATCTGGTACGAAGTATATTGCTGATGGTGTTCGCTTGTACGTCGATGTCTCGTACCGTTAATGTCTACGCAGCAGGCGACATGGAACCGAGCATACTGTGGTTATCCGCTATTGCTGTTCCTTTGGTGGCGCTTGTTACTATGTTTGCTCGGCGCTTCCCACCGCCGTTGTCGAATGACCAACTTAGGAAGTTGGTATTTATGGTGTTGATGTTGATTGGTGGGTATTTGATGGCTGTTTCTGCATGGTCGTTGCTTGGCGCTTCGTAA